The Flavobacterium praedii genome window below encodes:
- a CDS encoding Crp/Fnr family transcriptional regulator, which produces MSEFTKYVNKVSQLSKEAEEDLLPRLKSKSFRKGQVINTEGQICKNLFFIDKGLVKHYYHHKDRVFILRFFLETNFFTVLDSFTNQTPSQFNTIALEDTETSTIDYADFDELCRKHHSFETFSRKLFTMAAVVNLKRIKEMFDADATELYKEFINENHHLLQRISLGETASYLGISQVTLSRIRSKK; this is translated from the coding sequence ATGTCAGAATTTACAAAATATGTGAACAAAGTTTCTCAGCTTTCAAAAGAAGCCGAAGAAGACCTTTTGCCCAGACTGAAATCAAAGTCTTTTAGAAAAGGACAAGTCATAAACACAGAAGGACAAATTTGTAAAAATCTATTCTTTATTGACAAAGGTTTGGTAAAGCATTACTATCATCATAAAGACAGAGTTTTTATTCTACGGTTTTTTTTAGAGACTAATTTCTTTACGGTTCTAGACAGTTTTACTAATCAAACACCATCGCAATTCAATACAATTGCTTTGGAGGACACTGAAACCAGCACTATTGATTATGCTGATTTTGACGAATTGTGTAGAAAACATCATTCATTTGAAACCTTTTCGAGAAAACTATTTACAATGGCAGCCGTTGTAAATTTAAAGCGTATTAAAGAAATGTTTGACGCAGATGCAACAGAACTTTATAAAGAGTTTATAAATGAAAACCATCATTTATTGCAGAGGATAAGTTTGGGAGAGACCGCAAGTTATTTAGGGATTTCACAAGTAACTTTAAGCAGAATAAGATCTAAGAAATGA
- a CDS encoding NifB/NifX family molybdenum-iron cluster-binding protein — protein sequence MIKLAAPTTGNMVDDHFGHCDAYTVFTVDINKKVVETEILPSPQGCGCKSNIATILKEKGVSVMLAGNMGDGALNVLKNHGIEVYRGCSGDVRQLAENFLQGQIGDSGETCHHHEDHVCNH from the coding sequence ATGATAAAATTAGCAGCACCTACAACCGGAAATATGGTCGATGACCATTTTGGACATTGTGATGCTTACACAGTATTTACAGTAGACATAAATAAAAAGGTTGTAGAAACAGAAATATTGCCGTCACCGCAGGGTTGCGGTTGTAAAAGCAATATTGCAACTATATTAAAAGAAAAAGGCGTTAGTGTAATGCTCGCAGGAAACATGGGAGATGGGGCATTGAATGTGCTAAAAAATCATGGCATTGAAGTTTATCGGGGTTGCTCTGGCGATGTTCGTCAACTAGCCGAGAACTTTTTACAAGGCCAAATAGGGGATTCGGGCGAAACTTGCCACCATCACGAAGATCACGTTTGTAATCATTAA
- a CDS encoding alkane 1-monooxygenase, protein MKDLKYILAYIIPFSGWIALENRGIWSWATVILAFGIIPILDAIIPASEKNVPVEEEENRSKKVFFDLLLFICAPICLFLTYYYLYTVQTKALTTSELVGLTLSIGVVLGATGINVAHELGHRTDQVSQFFAKAGLLFVLYQHFFIEHNRGHHKNVSTMVDPATARKNEMVYAFFFRSIIGQYLDAWKLENDRLKRENKTIWSWNNEMIRFSIYEMLYLLVVGLLFGFALVPFAVAIAFVGVLLLEIINYIEHYGLQRKILPSGRPERVLPKHSWNSDHEMGRILLFELTRHSDHHYKSTRKYQILRHMDDSLQLPLGYPGSMLLALIPPLWFAIINKKIVEGEELNLVLK, encoded by the coding sequence ATGAAAGATTTGAAATACATACTAGCTTATATAATTCCTTTTTCTGGTTGGATAGCACTGGAAAATAGAGGAATTTGGTCTTGGGCAACCGTTATTTTAGCCTTTGGTATTATTCCGATTTTGGATGCCATTATACCTGCTTCTGAAAAAAATGTGCCCGTTGAGGAAGAAGAGAATCGTTCCAAAAAAGTATTTTTTGATTTGCTTTTATTTATCTGTGCACCTATTTGTTTGTTTTTGACGTATTACTATTTATACACAGTTCAGACTAAAGCTTTAACAACTTCAGAATTGGTTGGCTTGACCTTGAGTATTGGTGTTGTTTTGGGTGCTACTGGAATTAATGTGGCGCATGAATTGGGACATAGAACGGATCAAGTTTCTCAGTTTTTTGCCAAAGCAGGTTTGCTATTCGTTTTGTATCAACACTTTTTTATAGAACACAATCGCGGGCATCATAAAAATGTTTCAACTATGGTCGATCCTGCTACTGCCAGAAAAAATGAAATGGTTTATGCTTTCTTTTTTCGATCAATAATAGGACAATATTTAGACGCTTGGAAATTGGAAAACGACAGATTGAAACGGGAAAATAAAACAATTTGGAGTTGGAACAATGAAATGATTCGGTTCTCAATTTATGAAATGCTTTATCTTTTGGTTGTAGGTTTGCTTTTTGGATTCGCATTAGTTCCTTTTGCAGTAGCAATTGCTTTTGTTGGAGTATTGCTTTTAGAAATAATCAATTATATAGAGCATTACGGTTTGCAACGTAAAATTTTGCCTTCGGGTCGTCCAGAACGTGTTTTGCCTAAACATTCTTGGAATAGCGATCATGAAATGGGAAGAATTTTATTATTTGAACTTACTCGGCACAGTGATCATCATTATAAATCAACGCGTAAATATCAAATATTACGTCACATGGATGATAGTTTACAATTGCCCTTGGGATATCCTGGAAGTATGCTTTTGGCTTTGATACCGCCGCTTTGGTTTGCAATTATTAATAAAAAAATTGTAGAAGGAGAGGAGTTAAATTTGGTTTTGAAATAG
- a CDS encoding tetratricopeptide repeat protein gives MKKQTILIAIFTLFSLISFGQKKMIEKAKKAFEYYENGEKLKAVKIFEELIVEYPNSEQYGRNLYNIPTIYQELNDNELAIKWFLKVLDDKSVNDSEIDNSRGIFETNTNFKHYASTNIGVLNYNIGNYNEALKYYLLADLKYKYYNTSGTDIKLNKIKLALNISDCYQKLNMINNAIAVLLPHALTESPQFNNQAADKLSNLLKEKNKESEFKLELEKSFNTLEKIGNGIRLNVYNIPIFIKPYSNEELNVNYLKEKEFYKKLN, from the coding sequence ATGAAAAAACAAACGATACTAATTGCAATCTTTACTTTATTCTCACTGATAAGTTTTGGACAGAAAAAAATGATCGAAAAAGCTAAAAAAGCATTCGAATACTATGAAAATGGGGAAAAATTAAAAGCAGTAAAAATTTTCGAAGAGCTTATTGTTGAATATCCAAATTCGGAACAGTATGGAAGAAATCTTTATAATATTCCGACCATTTATCAAGAATTAAATGATAATGAACTAGCGATAAAATGGTTTTTAAAAGTCCTAGATGATAAAAGTGTAAATGATTCAGAAATAGATAACTCTCGGGGCATTTTTGAAACGAATACAAATTTCAAACATTATGCATCAACAAATATCGGAGTTTTAAACTATAATATTGGGAACTATAATGAAGCCTTAAAATATTATCTATTAGCAGATTTAAAATATAAATATTATAACACGTCGGGAACTGACATAAAATTAAACAAAATAAAACTAGCTTTAAATATTTCTGACTGTTACCAAAAACTTAATATGATTAACAATGCAATTGCTGTATTACTTCCTCATGCGTTGACCGAATCTCCACAATTTAATAACCAAGCTGCAGATAAATTATCTAATCTTTTGAAAGAGAAAAACAAGGAAAGTGAATTTAAACTTGAACTTGAAAAAAGTTTTAATACTTTAGAAAAAATTGGCAATGGAATAAGGTTAAATGTGTACAATATTCCAATTTTTATTAAACCATATTCTAATGAAGAATTAAATGTTAATTATCTCAAAGAAAAAGAGTTCTATAAAAAGTTGAATTAA
- a CDS encoding DoxX family protein, producing the protein MKSDSTTVQNQKPSIYQNAGRIILGCFLLLAGISHLTWSRTEFLAQVPPWLPIDPDWVVLLSGFVEMILGLSLLFVLRQRVKVGWIVALFFVLVFPGNIAQLVEHRNAFGLDTEAARWARLPFQPLLIIIALWSTGAWQSWRNSKTN; encoded by the coding sequence ATGAAAAGTGATTCAACAACAGTTCAAAATCAGAAACCTTCAATTTATCAAAATGCGGGTAGAATTATTTTAGGATGTTTTTTGCTTTTGGCAGGAATCAGCCATCTTACATGGAGTCGTACAGAATTTCTGGCTCAAGTTCCGCCTTGGTTACCCATAGATCCTGACTGGGTAGTTTTGCTTTCTGGTTTTGTCGAGATGATTTTGGGATTGTCTTTGCTATTTGTTTTGAGGCAAAGAGTAAAAGTGGGTTGGATAGTAGCTTTATTTTTTGTTTTGGTTTTTCCAGGAAATATTGCTCAATTGGTGGAACATAGAAATGCTTTTGGTTTAGATACCGAAGCAGCTCGTTGGGCTAGACTTCCGTTTCAACCCTTACTTATAATAATAGCTTTATGGTCAACTGGTGCTTGGCAGTCTTGGCGAAATTCTAAAACAAATTAG
- a CDS encoding Crp/Fnr family transcriptional regulator yields the protein MLENQLQQIHQVLSSYITITEAEWNLYAPKFTIKHFTKNQMVLSPGSVCKEIYFVNSGLLRVFFVDQKEEEHTFHFSLENTFSADYESFLKKTASNYSIQALEATEVVVMSFATLHEGYSILEQGEKLGRRLAEDYFFIFSNKIQSLYTETPLERYNKMNVIFPGIVNRVSQHYIASYLNVSSVHLSRLKNA from the coding sequence ATGCTCGAAAATCAACTGCAACAAATACATCAAGTTTTGTCTTCTTATATTACAATTACAGAAGCCGAATGGAATTTGTATGCGCCAAAATTTACTATCAAGCATTTTACGAAAAATCAAATGGTTCTTTCTCCTGGAAGTGTTTGTAAGGAAATTTATTTTGTCAATAGCGGATTGTTGAGAGTGTTTTTTGTAGATCAAAAAGAAGAAGAACATACCTTTCATTTTTCTTTAGAAAATACTTTTTCTGCAGATTATGAAAGCTTCCTCAAAAAGACAGCTTCCAATTATTCGATTCAAGCATTGGAAGCAACGGAAGTGGTTGTGATGTCTTTTGCAACACTTCATGAAGGCTATTCAATTCTCGAGCAAGGAGAAAAGTTAGGGAGAAGATTGGCCGAGGATTATTTTTTTATTTTTAGCAATAAGATTCAGTCACTTTATACAGAAACTCCTTTAGAGCGATACAACAAGATGAATGTTATTTTTCCGGGTATAGTTAATAGAGTTTCTCAGCATTATATTGCATCGTATCTTAATGTTTCATCGGTTCATTTGAGTAGATTGAAAAATGCCTAA